One genomic region from Gopherus evgoodei ecotype Sinaloan lineage unplaced genomic scaffold, rGopEvg1_v1.p scaffold_78_arrow_ctg1, whole genome shotgun sequence encodes:
- the LOC115643926 gene encoding uncharacterized protein LOC115643926, with product MCHSNGKPHYHVAEPTGDVYLARLLSCPQPLSMETLQGVRDALETQGVLDEELGACFERALAEFPQEPPCVQNNAEMVIQSDETELTFLSGKGKCKIRISDNGACYEVKEPTAQVYLARLKSRPQKLSTKSLQGVRDALEKWGLLDEELGACFEQALEEFSREPHCVKRNARMVIRHEHTELVFVSGQGECKITVSEGEREPCYEVEEPTVTVYQERLRSRPQRLSVGNLQRIRDRLESWEVMTKELRRCFDLVLREFPKEPECVRDNPRMCVAWDETKLRLVSEDGDCEVSVTCCDGKPSYEVKVKSWAMYREKMRLSERLLSTENLQSVRGEVRGLSGAPEKVKEALNVAVRDFSAEPRCLQENARLVIECDKGEMVFVSGKGENTVDVCVIDGKVSYSVAATKCMTFLRMFLKLPSKIPEALKMLIPILAQCLL from the coding sequence ATGTGTCATAGCAACGGGAAACCCCACTACCATGTCGCTGAGCCCACAGGGGATGTGTACCTGGCCAGGTTACTCTCCTGTCCCCAGCCGCTGAGCATGGAGACCCTGCAGGGTGTGCGGGATGCACTGGAGACTCAGGGAGTGCTGgacgaggagctgggagcctgctTTGAGCGGGCCCTGGCAGAGTTTCCCCAGGAGCCCCCGTGTGTGCAGAACAACGCAGAGATGGTGATCCAGAGCGATGAGACTGAGCTGACGTTCCTCTCTGGGAAGGGCAAATGTAAGATCAGGATCTCTGACAATGGTGCCTGCTATGAGGTTAAAGAGCCAACGGCCCAGGTGTACCTGGCCAGGTTAAAGTCCCGTCCCCAGAAGCTGAGCACCAAGTCCCTGCAGGGTGTGCGGGATGCGCTGGAGAAGTGGGGGTTGCTGgacgaggagctgggagcctgctttgagcaggcccTGGAGGAGTTCTCCCGGGAGCCCCACTGTGTGAAGCGCAACGCCCGGATGGTGATCAGGCATGAGCACACCGAGCTGGTGTTTGTGTCAGGCCAAGGGGAATGTAAGATCACTGTGTCCGAAGGTGAGAGGGAGCCCTGCTATGAGGTGGAGGAGCCCACGGTGACGGTGTATCAGGAGAGGTTACGCTCCCGCCCACAAAGGCTGAGCGTGGGGAACCTGCAGAGAATTCGCGACAGGCTGGAGTCCTGGGAGGTGATGACCAAGGAGCTGAGACGCTGCTTCGATCTGGTGCTGAGGGAATTCCCCAAAGAGCCGGAGTGCGTCCGGGACAACCCCAGGATGTGCGTCGCCTGGGACGAGACAAAGCTGCGACTGGTGTCTGAAGATGGGGACTGCGAGGTCTCCGTGACCTGCTGTGATGGGAAGCCCAGCTACGAGGTGAAGGTGAAGAGCTGGGCGATGTATCGGGAGAAGATGCGTCTCTCTGAAAGGCTGCTGAGCACTGAGAACCTGCAGAGTGTGCGGGGAGAGGTGCGGGGTCTTTCAGGGGCTCCCGAGAAGGTCAAGGAGGCCTTGAACGTGGCCGTTAGGGATTTCTCCGCTGAGCCGCGCTGCCTGCAGGAGAACGCCCGGCTGGTCATTGAGTGCGACAAGGGTGAGATGGTCTTTGTCTCCGGGAAAGGGGAGAATACTGTGGATGTGTGCGTCATCGATGGGAAGGTCAGTTACAGTGTTGCAGCCACCAAGTGTATGACTTTCCTTAGGATGTTCCTGAAACTACCCTCCAAGATCCCTGAGGCCTTGAAGATGCTCATCCCCATCTTAGCCCAATGCCTGCTGTGA
- the LOC115643928 gene encoding uncharacterized protein LOC115643928, translating to MGSQLGKTHQLSTGSLREVRREMESSDMMSESLDKIFQCAEEHFAKEPDCVKNNAKMTLHWNGKSLVFVSGRGVCEINVSYKQGSGKPSYNVTSHSLNIFLGRISAGLRVLSLANLEGARRSLDLWEETPKSLKTCFDCAIWGFRKEPACVQENAKLVIHCSRRNLPFISGKGECEISVSYSDGKPVYTVKEPTGEVYLARLGTRPAPLSVSSVVRARNTLESFG from the coding sequence ATGGGTTCTCAGTTGGGCAAGACCCATCAGCTGAGCACTGGTAGCCTGCGGGAGGTGAGGAGGGAAATGGAGTCCAGCGACATGATGAGCGAATCGCTTGACAAGATCTTCCAGTGTGCGGAGGAGCATTTCGCCAAGGAGCCCGACTGCGTGAAGAACAACGCCAAGATGACGCTCCACTGGAACGGGAAATCGCTGGTGTTTGTGTCCGGCCGAGGAGTATGCGAAATTAATGTCTCGTATAAACAGGGCTCTGGGAAACCCAGCTATAATGTCACCTCGCATAGCTTGAATATCTTTCTAGGGAGGATATCAGCTGGCCTGAGGGTCCTGAGCCTCGCAAACCTGGAAGGAGCCCGGAGGAGCCTGGATTTATGGGAGGAGACACCCAAGAGTCTGAAAACCTGCTTTGACTGCGCCATCTGGGGCTTCCGGAAGGAGCCCGCGTGCGTGCAGGAGAACGCGAAGCTGGTGATCCATTGCAGCAGGAGAAATCTGCCGTTCATCTCTGGGAAGGGCGAATGTGAGATCAGCGTGTCCTACAGTGATGGGAAACCGGTCTACACCGTCAAGGAGCCCACAGGGGAGGTTTACCTGGCACGACTCGGCACCCGCCCTGCACCTCTGAGCGTCTCGAGTGTAGTGAGGGCTCGCAACACGTTGGAGTCCTTTGGGTGA